A window of Malania oleifera isolate guangnan ecotype guangnan chromosome 2, ASM2987363v1, whole genome shotgun sequence genomic DNA:
agctcgatAAAACAGATCggcaagaattgccttgaagGGAAACTCGGCAAAAAATGCCCATGAAGAATAGTTCGGCAAAAACAGCTCAACAGAAGTTGCCTTGATGAGAAGCTCAGCAGGAAATGCCCACAAAAAGCTGATTGGCAAAATAGCTCAGgaagaattgccttgaagagcagcttggcaaaaAACGCCCACGAAGAGTTGCTCGACAAAAATAGTTCGATAAAAGCAGCTCAGCAAGAACAACTTGGCAAAAACAACTCAGCAAAAATGGCTCAACatgagcagctcggcaagaattaataataataacaataataataataataataataataataataataataataataataataataataatatatcgaATTTTAGAAGCAAGCTCCACCAATTCGAAACTGAAGGGAGGCAACTGATACACCCTAAATATACCAAGATCAAATGATCAATCTACCATAGGGGATAATTAGGACGCAGCAACAATGAAAGTCATCAACACTCAAAGGCAGCTACTCAAAATGGGTCAAACACCATAAAGGCCAGAGTAACTCACGCTCACGCCATAAACAGCTGGTGTCAATCTCATAAAGGTCAAAACAATTCACGCCTGTGccataactcgccaataaatggcATTACCTCCTAGGGTCAAACTCCTCTGCTATAAATAAGGAATCAGGTGGAGAGgcaaaggtatctcattctaatcTAATTTTACTATTGCATTCAACCTCTCTAAAACATTCCCTTACTTAGCCATCAAAGAGATctcccggagtacaccccgagtcATCCAAGCCacctttgttttcatccttttcaagTGATCGGAGACATGAAGGCTTGTCGAAGGTTCTCGACTTCTCTATTCCGCAACAATGGCACAAAATGATTTGAAACAACAACCAATAAAACAAATCAAATTTCtttaggtagtgtttgggagtatAGATTTTggatcttagatttgaatttggacaaatttcaatataattttatattacatcttattcaatcAAAATTGCCCAATTCAAATTCCAAAACCCAATGATCCTAACCCCTAAAGTTAAGACCCAATTCGACCTCATGATCGCCTATTCAAACTTAATTAATGGCAACTTTCATGAACTCCCATTTAAGCTTAATTGATTCCTTTGAAGCCTTAAATTTTAAACtttactaaaattaaatttcagaAACCAACCCACTCCCCCCTGCTGAGAGGCAAATTGAAGTATGAACCATCTTTAGCATCTTGCCAAGCAATTTAAATGCCACTTTGAAGAAAGTTGATGCTTAGCAGCGACAGGCGAGCTAAGCTACAAAATATAACCAGCCCTCGCTGAGGGATAGACGTCAGTAATGTGTTTGACAGCTAATTGAACAGCTATGCTGAAATGGAGGGCTCCACAAATCTTCAAGCAAATATAGGCTTTGGTCCACAGCTATTCAACAAAGCCAGCccttatcatatatacatatatatatcacaCGCCCACATCAAAACTCCTTTTAGAACATGCGCCTCCCCTCTCATCCACACTACACCAATCATGTCTCAACCTCCTATTCAGCACCTTTCATTATTCTATTAGTTACcaccacatatatatatagagagagaaagagagaattaccaccataatatatatatatatatatatatagatgtgatTCTTTCTTCTGcactcactctcactctcactcactctctctctctctctctatatatatatggtggtaattctctctctctctatatatatatatatatataatgcataaCAAACACCCACAAACAATGATTATGCAACCCCATTTTTCACTTTAAAAGGGTCTGTCATGCTCTGAGAAATGGTCCCATTACAAAGGATATCAAAACTTAATGAAGTTATGTGATTTCTCTGCATAGTTTTTTGCCTTTTACCTTCTTTTTCAAGCATTTTAAATCCTATCAATTTAATCGCTTAAATTTTGCATTTAGAATCTCAACATAGCTGAAATTAAGATTGTAAAAATCAAACCATCATAGTATAGTTAAGAATTTAACAATGTAAAGTATAATTCAAAGGAACTTCAGTAATTCAATTTACCCTGTGTTAGTCTTCACCTCTGTACAAATTCAAAATACTAATTTTGAAAAGGATTCAAaggtgataaattaattaattaagtagttACATTTGAAAAGTCAAACCAAATATATAGTTTCCTATCACAGCAAAATTTGTCCCTAGCTCTGGAAGGAAACACGTTGAGACCAAATTTAGGATGGAAATTTACAAATTAGGATCATGTTAATGTAGTATTTATTATATGATTCCTCTCTACAACCAGCTGTTGTCAACCATCCACTGGTAAATGTGAGATCACTGGTTGGAGTATGACACTGAccaaaaaacataatataaatacAAAACTACATAGCAATGCAGTACAAAAATATGTACTGAATTCAAAACTGCAACTATGTATAGCTAAATATATTAGCATCTATATTTTCATCTAATCTCTGCATATTTTCTAGTCACTTTCTTCAACTAAGCAGACTAATGAGACTATATTACATTCTCTTCTAAAGACTCAAAAGCCTCCCCTACTTGCTTTCTTTGATTACATTTATGGAGTtagggaaaaaaaacaaaaaggctaAGGAACTGTTACATACATGATTTTTTATGTATCATATTTTTCTTTGGAATCTCCTCCACCCCAAGGAACAGGGAGAAGAAGCTTCTGTTGTTTCTCCTTTAGTTGTCATGAAGCCCCCAATAAGCTGACTGGCCAGTGTCCCCAGTGAAGACAAGGAAACgaagaaaaaggagagagagaactGTGGCATTGAACCCATGAAGTAGATTTGGAATTCACTCCTCCACTGCCTCTATAGTTCTCGTTTGTTCCTGAAACTATGTGACTGTTGAGATGCCACTCCCTATTGGAGATGCAAATGGACTCTCTGGAAGATTAAGTCCTTGACTACTGCAAATTTTAAAAAGTCAAAAGGAGAAAAAATCCATATCAGCAAAGCAGTAACTACTACATCTCCCCTAATAAAAAGCAGTAAATCAATTCATATATCTTTCTGTTCAAGTAATCTTTCATGATTCCTGAGAACATAAGTTGGAAATCCTTGATACCCATGTTTGAGTTTAGTTCATTCCAGGAATCCTACATGGTAGGCATCAAGGATTCTTGGAACCATTATGCCCACAAAACAGTCcaatcttttttttatttatggtgAATCCGGATTTTCAAGGGAACGCATCCACTTTCCAGGCATAAGGATTCCTAGGAATGTGATTCCCCAAACCAAATGCTTAGAGTGAGGGTAGAGTTGCACTTCATTAGTTAGGACTAGAAAACCTTTGAAATTCGTACATACCTTTCTTGGTCATTGTAATTAGGACTCGTATGCCTGATTTTATCCTCACTGGTGGATGACCCATGGTTCAAAACATCTAGCAAATAATGGAAACGCTCTGCAGACTCCAACTCTACTTGTTCTGCAAACAATCAAATGCCCAAACAAGAAAAATAGATAATAAAAGGATGAAATGGGCGATTGGAAGAATCGTAGAGGGTGAAGGAAGGACAAAGTGGCAAACAAAGGAACTACACatgttatatatttattaaatgtaGATTTAGAGATGGTAAACCTTCTGAGAGCTTCAACTCATCCATCGAGTATCCAAAACACGGATGATGGGTTAATGACCTAGGTGCTAGGTGCAAGTCCAAGAGTCGCCTCCTCTCAAACTCAAGTGCCTGCTCATGCTCTTCCATGATCTGTTTTCTGAGTAATCTTGAGTTCTCACAAACTCTCGTCACTAAAGAAAATcaagcaaatgatatatatattaaaaaaaaaaatgaagagaaagagaaactaaaaatatatgtattactagGATTGCTATTATACTCACTCGAGTGAAGCTCAGAATCCGAATCAAGAAAATGTGCATTATAATACATAGGATGCTGAAACTTCTCTGCATACTTCCTGAGTGAAAACATTTATGTTAGAACCATTCTTGATTAAACTGTAAAATGCAAAGGGAAACGAGATGAAAGGAAACACAACTGTGCAAAAATTAAGGGAAACTCCATCTGGCAAATTCTATTGGGCTAACAAAAACTATGACAGCAATGCATAAACGGATGGGATcttgaaaacataaaaatattcaTCAAAATTCCAATTCTAGCAAAATGAGTTTTCCTATTGATATGCTAAGAATCATAAGACACCTAAACTGTGACTGCCAAATAGAGAACCGGTTAAAGTAACCTACCGAATTGACATTACAAACTaacaaaaatgcaaaaaaaaaaaacatttaatttcgTCTTGGAAGGCAGAAACCAAGCTGGAATACAGAAAATTATAAAGTTCTCCAAAGTGAAGGCTAGGAAAACTTTCTATAATAGATGTAGAAGAACAATATGCAATCACAGAAAATGCTTAGGCTCCAAAAGCATACATTCCTTGCAATAGATAGCAGTTATTTTAAATAACagaaatattataataatacttCCATGTTGGCTTCTAAACTAAATCCTAGTGCTCCAACAATTGTTCCCAACAATCAATGAACAAAGGAGATGTACCGTCCCATTTGCACATTCACCAGCAATGAAAAAGAATTAAAGTTTAGAGGTAGATATCCTATGACCCTAAGCAGCAAAATGATGGATAATGTTGGATACTTCAAGCACAAGGGAGACTGACAAAAACAAACGCGATATAAGGAGATGACACTTCACTGAAAACAACACGGCTACAATTAGAAGTAGAAATTTGGCTTTAATAATTGCAGTAACTGACAAAAATCCATGTTGCAAACCCAAACAAATGACAATCAATAATATCCGACAAAACATTATTTGTCTCAGAAATTTTCAGGTGAGTGAAAGTTCAGACAGATACAAAGCAACCAACAAAAACTGATGACATTGGAATCAAAACGACACCACAAGCAATTGGGTCGCTTGCTCTTCAAACATAACAAGGCTTTTACCTTTCAACAAGCCTTGACTTTTCTCTGTATGGTTTCACCAGGACACGAGCCCCACACACAAAATGTGGATTCCCCTTTGCCAAAATTTGCTTGACTGTCTCCGGATTAACAAATGTCACAAACCCAAACATCCGTTTTTGTTGGCAAGGAATCCTAACATCTTGAACCGGTCCAAATTTGCTGCAAAACATAATACCAAATCAAACCAAGAACTTCTAATGCCAAAAGAAACATAATCAGCATTGGCCATCAACTGCCAAAACCAGCTTCAATTTCCTTACTTGAAGTAGTTGGAAACATCTATCTCTGAGAATGTGCTCTCTGCTGGAAAGGTCAGATAAATTTGTCGGGAACCAGAAACAATTGCACCAGGATCACTTCTCTCACAAGCATATTCCATGTATTTTGGAACATCTTCTGCCAAAATTACTGAGTGCTGCCCATGAGGTCTGTAACTCAAAATAATAATGAGTCAGAAACAAATACTGCAATGCGTGGggcatgaaaaaatatttttctttaaataaaaaaaaaaatcattgcacCTGTCTATGAGACGAATACTATTCTTCAGTCGAGCAAGAAGCTTTGTCAGACTATAACCGGCCTTGCCATGTCTCTGGCTCTCTGTAAGGTACCCCTCAGCTTGAAGGGTCTTTCCATACTTTTCATAGTACAGCATTGGCAACGAGGCAATCGAAACTGGGAACCCTCTTCTAGATTTCAAAAGCTCTGTAAGCTCCGCTTCTAGTTTTTCAAGAGAGCCAGGTGAGAAGATGTGATCATCACTCGCAAGCTCATTTGAACTTGAACTGAAAAGTTGAGAGAAGCTTTCTGGCATTGGGTGGCCATGGAAGTACCTGCAGTTGTTTCCATGCTTACAAAACCCCTTACTGAAATAATGACACACCTTTACCGGAAATTCAGGCAAACTTGGAGAACGTCGACTTATTCTCACGCCCAATGTGGGTTCTGGGTAATAATAATTGCTCGAGAAATCTGAACTAACAGAATTGACAGTGTCTAATTGATCTTCCAAAGTTAAAAACTGAACTTGGTTCTGAAGGCGAAAATCTCCACCAACTGAGTCGGGATAACCCGGTGGGACAAAATCCAAACTATGCACTGATTGCTGGTCAGAGGTGAGTTGGGGATCCCAATAAGGATTCCCAGCTCGAAGGGATGCAGGAGAAGAAAAGGATCGAGATGAAGGAAGTGAGAATGGTGTGAATTGTAAAGGAATATCCGAAACAGGTGCCGGGTTCACCTGAGAAAGTGGTATCGGAGCAGAAGCTGCAGGTTTGGAAGACAACCCCAGCTTGGTTTTGGCTTTGTTAATCAAAGAATGGATCAGATTGTCAGGGCTGAAGGCCAGCCGAATCATTTCGCGCTCACCATGGTCTTGCAACAAAAGATAACCAATGATCTTAGAGACATTTTCAGGTTCTAATTTTTGAATTctattatatacaacttttgtagACTCTGAaaaatccatcccaaattcaaacCCTACAAATGAAATACCAAATACGTGAGATGATAAAAACTTTTTAAAACTAACAAAAACTACACTACTACGGATAGTAAACTAGTAAAATCACAGCAAAGTTGTTAACAaagcaaacacacacacacacacacacacacacattcacacagtGAAAGAGGGAGAGTAAAGGAAACCTAGATCAAGAGATTAAATGCATGACTAATGAGTTTTCCAAAACCATGGAAACAAACAACTATGAACAGAGTTTCAACAGATGATATCAACATTCAGATTTCATTTTCTGCCATAAATGAAAATCTAGGACGATCATAAAGTGACAAAACCATGTAGAGTCCATTATAGTTTGTACCCAAAAAAAATCATGGAAGTCATTTCACAATAAATAACCGCTGTatgcttgaaaaataaaaaaaaacactataaaaaactattaaaaaaaataaaaaaaataaaaaaaaaaactaaaaattatgggtcataccctgcaACATTTCAGCCAAAAACAGAGATGCAGGAAAAGCATCAGTTATTCCCTGAAACAAATCTGAACAGTAGCGGCAGCCAAAGCATCAGTTATTCCCTGTTTGGCATATGTAATAAAGaaccaaacaaagaaaaaaaaaaaaaaaaaacaggaattGTTAACCATCCTCTTCCAGTCTCCCCCACACGCAAAGCCaaatatagaaaaagaaaaaagcgcAAACTAATTCTCTTTTATTCTATCTTGACCCATGTTAAAGCCCATTATGAAACACCAGAAGTTTGCCATTCTCTGAAAAGAAGCTCAGAACGAGAATAACTGTCTGCATTTCCGCTGATGGAAATTTAAATCTATAATCATAAATTTTCTGATTATAAGAAACTTGAACCCAAACTGCAAACCCAATCCGCCTcccaaacaaaaatgacaaaaaaaaaaaaaatgtgttaaTTTTATCTTTTGAATCCTAAACCTCAAAAACTGCATCTTATGCTTCTTTCAATAAAACCCATCTACATAActctttttcttttcccttagaaAAAAGGATGCTCGACGTTTCGCTGAGAAATTCTAGCATTCCAAGGCACATCTCCCAAATTCAAACTAACAATGTTTCAGAAGAAGAAATGCAccttgaaagaaaaataaaaaaaaaaaaaaaacagagcaaCATGAAACCAGAATTTATAGCCATTTCTGGGAAAAATCTGAGACACTCACCAAATCTTAAAGGCCTAAGCAGGTGAAACAAAACCAGAGAACCAATCCCAGGCCTCCTCTTTCATGGTTGATGACAACTGTTCtctgcgcgtgtgtgtgtgtgtgtgtgtgtgtgtgtgtgtgcgtgtgtgtgcgtgcgtgtgtgtttATCTTCTGTTCTCCCACTCCTCCATTCTCCGCAACAACGACAccattcttttaaaaataaaaataaaaatgcaaaatgaccGAACAAGGGGGAATTACCCGTCACCGTCAGCGCCCGACGGAGGGGTTGAAGATTTGAAGAATCGGAGAGTAGATCTGGCGGAGAGAAAGCGGAGGGCCGTTTGGGCTCTCCGTTGGAACAGGGCGTCTCCGTTGGGCTGCCGGGTAAACCCGGAAGGTTTCGGATGGTGGTTCgtttgaaattttttaatttgaattttcaggtcattacatacaGATTATAATCCAATAAAGGATggccttttaaaaaataaatttaaaatttatcctgcaactattaataattattttaaaatatctgtttaatttgtaataactattttaaaatacttttataattatattaaatttattttttttaattgaataaattttcaCATCACCTAATTATTTactcataattatttaaaaacaccttaataattatttataactatggcaaaatatttttatatttttgaattctttgttattttatttaatttttattttttttttgaaaaaaaaaatagttgtagTACACACGAGTAGGGCATGCTGGTAGCTTTAAATTGAACCAAAATTATATACACACACCCACTGAATAACATCACATGAACagtataatttaataatttaatatgttAGCATTTATGCAAGTAATAAATTGATTTAAATATCCTCACTACTCCCACTCAACAACACTCCCTtgtgacttttttttttattattttgaaaatggaTTCTTATGcctcaaaaaacaaaaatatttttaattaatttgtacCATGTAATCTCGATATAGAAAATTTTAGAATGTAATACGATTTTCAAAGTCAATCATTGCAGTAGACATTCAAATTACAAAAAATGTCTTTTTTAAATTTCACAAGGGATTGAAAGTCCCACATTtcctaaattattttttaaaaaataaaaataaaaatacgcaCATAGCAAGCCAGAGTTCGTACTAAAGCGGGAAAACGATCAAGTGTGAGTGCGTACTAGAGGAAAGATTGTCAAATCACTATTTGTTGTTTGATGATTTGATCTTGATCTTTGATTTAGGTCAGTTTGACCGAGACAATTCGTGCAAGAAGTTCATCTACACATGACACTCATGCAACGAGTCTCGCCCTACATTAATGACATTGGATGATTCCTATTATCAAACAAGATCATGCACAACCCCACACACATCACTTGCATGTCCTTCACATGGGTACGAGTCGTTTAGACCATAAGAGCCTATGTTTGTCTCTACTCATGTCGAGGTGTAATTATAGCTATTACTTGGTTAGAATCTAGTTCGGTGGGGATCACATTGTTTGTACCCCACACGCTACACAATGTGGATAAAAAGCGATATCACTTTCAATgatgaattaaaatttaaaatttagggtGGGGTCCAAGGGCATAGGGATAGTTTTGGTAAATTTAATATGTTAGCATTTCTGCGAGTACTAAATTCATTTAATCATCCTCACTACGCTCACTCAATACTCCcacctaattttttttataaaaaaaaattgaaaatgggTTCCCTCATAAAACTAGAAAAACTTTCCAATAAAATTATACTTTGTATGCTAGTTACAGTtgaaatttatttgaaatatgcCCTAATTTTCTAAAATATCCTCTCTAAATTTCAAAGGAACTCAAAATCTGACATTTTGTGATATTAATTTTCTAAGAAATCACCCATAAGCACATACAATGCGTGTGATCTGGTGCTTTTGAATGATTATTTTCTTATGTAAATATTAGATAGCTCTTTTTTCGGAATTGTATTTACTCCATTTATGAATTCACATAATTATTTGAATGTGCTTCAAATCATGAGCATCATGAAAAAATAGTGCATTACAATTCTTGTCCATATATACATTCGTCTAATTACACAACAAGACTTCCAAACAATGGACTTTTAAAACACAGAAATTATAAAATGAATATTCtttaaacaattaaactcccaaaaaaaaaaaaaaaataagtgcaTTAGTAAAATTTTGTTAAGAAAGAGAAGGATAAAAAGTCATTGCTCTCATTTGATTTGTAGAATGAAATTGAAACATGAAAGGATCGAAGAAGGAATGAAATCAAGGTAAGAATGGAATTACTTTTGAAACGGAATTACTGTTAAAATGCAATTACTGCATTTAGTTAGAAAATATGGAGTTGCGGTAGGAATCCAATTTCAATTTATTTCTaatatttgatattttttaatGACTTTGTAATGGAATGAAAAGTAAGTCATTTTTTTATAAAACCCTAAtacattaatatttaatatttttactttataatagtgatttttattagtgctaatattatttttaattgttgttattattatttttataatagttattgtccttaaaattattattattttttttaatttttttattatttttatttttacagtAATAAATAGTACtgcatttataattattattagttgtgattattattttttactatttttataataattattgtccttaaaataataataataataattattattattattttttattttttattagtatcattcttgttgttatattattttaatagtaataaatattattattacttgttattatttttattattttataataataaataattaatatcaTTATTTGTTATCGTTttgtcttattattattttcataatagtgattattattagtgtatttattattcttattgttgttattattatttgttgaccttatagatcacgcccgatttcgataatgacaaatacttgttgtatttaatGGTTGTAAGTGTATATACAGGTTCATTTTaacagatcaagtaatggcacatgaaagtaaagcatgaagaccctgaagattagtttcatgtaaatactgtgtaactcacacctacatggtttaaaatatttaacccctcatgataggattgtgcggcccgtagggtGGACTTAActatggttggcctactaggataagtcacaTAAATACTCTATCAATCCTTAGTCCGGTcatactgcaatccctccaaaggcacggTACTAGTATCTACTTCGTCAAACCGGCTTCCTCAACCCAGAtgtctggggagcctgcaatccctccataggcacgattgacagaatccacacactatctgagatatatggttgcactctgatctgaaatagcaacggtaccatgctttggTAATTGAATCTGTccgaaataattcatcagggatctgatactgtataatactaatatatataattatcttgctgtttcatcatgattccaaaataaccataacactataaatctgatatgaaataTTGTATTGtcttactaaaataactgtaatatttgactgaaataactataatatctgattgaataatctgtaatgtctaagtgttatggttttggaaatcatggcattctgtaaatactgtaaaatatctgtctgtataatatctgtaaaatatctgtttgataatatctatctgtataatatttgtctgcaaaatatatctgtctatataatatttgtaaaatatctgtctgtataatatctgtctgcaaaatatatctatctatataatatgtgtctgtaaaatatatctatctatatatacaatgtaattcataattttataaaatttagtaaaacatgtttctatacaaaaacattgtaaatcatgatattctgaaaaactatgtactaaacaaatatctactcaaaccacacaattaataaaagtCATGCTCTAGAATATGTAAAACAATATAATTTATACCatgtaccttaataaacaaatactataatttactaataatatttctaaatttactaCCATAgcatttttcccttacctgactttttgAGAGTCTCGTTTaaacccagatcctacgccctaggcgcccgaaactcaaatcctataATTCACGTtctccctagattaattaactcatttcccacaaTAATACCCATAttaccttccctaggctccatatactctatattaatatttaaactaatatttaacacccttacctggtttcttaaactatgcctgcagggtcccgaaattacacccgcgacgcttaCCCGAACCTTGAATCCAATAACACTAGTTCAACCTCAGAATgtccaatatttaacatttccaaatttacaataattaaataataattaatctctaaataaccccctttatcctaattttggggttatgcctacgacgatcccacgagaaatccgctccgctagacttgtaaaaaattatccctagattctcgtggtggtgtccgatcgttaaTTAGGTTTAAAATTTACGAAAAAttaaggtaagagtgagaatttagcttaccccaaGGGATATGTCTATgctgctcctatgacaaattcgCTCCGCAAAAattgtcggtggcggagaatggagcccaacggtattttttgATTTCCAATCGGTGCTCATTATGCcgacgaaatcaaggagagagagagagagagagagagagagagag
This region includes:
- the LOC131149689 gene encoding zinc finger CCCH domain-containing protein 18 isoform X1, whose protein sequence is MLQGFEFGMDFSESTKVVYNRIQKLEPENVSKIIGYLLLQDHGEREMIRLAFSPDNLIHSLINKAKTKLGLSSKPAASAPIPLSQVNPAPVSDIPLQFTPFSLPSSRSFSSPASLRAGNPYWDPQLTSDQQSVHSLDFVPPGYPDSVGGDFRLQNQVQFLTLEDQLDTVNSVSSDFSSNYYYPEPTLGVRISRRSPSLPEFPVKVCHYFSKGFCKHGNNCRYFHGHPMPESFSQLFSSSSNELASDDHIFSPGSLEKLEAELTELLKSRRGFPVSIASLPMLYYEKYGKTLQAEGYLTESQRHGKAGYSLTKLLARLKNSIRLIDRPHGQHSVILAEDVPKYMEYACERSDPGAIVSGSRQIYLTFPAESTFSEIDVSNYFNKFGPVQDVRIPCQQKRMFGFVTFVNPETVKQILAKGNPHFVCGARVLVKPYREKSRLVERKYAEKFQHPMYYNAHFLDSDSELHSMTRVCENSRLLRKQIMEEHEQALEFERRRLLDLHLAPRSLTHHPCFGYSMDELKLSEEQVELESAERFHYLLDVLNHGSSTSEDKIRHTSPNYNDQESSQGLNLPESPFASPIGSGISTVT
- the LOC131149689 gene encoding zinc finger CCCH domain-containing protein 18 isoform X2, which produces MDFSESTKVVYNRIQKLEPENVSKIIGYLLLQDHGEREMIRLAFSPDNLIHSLINKAKTKLGLSSKPAASAPIPLSQVNPAPVSDIPLQFTPFSLPSSRSFSSPASLRAGNPYWDPQLTSDQQSVHSLDFVPPGYPDSVGGDFRLQNQVQFLTLEDQLDTVNSVSSDFSSNYYYPEPTLGVRISRRSPSLPEFPVKVCHYFSKGFCKHGNNCRYFHGHPMPESFSQLFSSSSNELASDDHIFSPGSLEKLEAELTELLKSRRGFPVSIASLPMLYYEKYGKTLQAEGYLTESQRHGKAGYSLTKLLARLKNSIRLIDRPHGQHSVILAEDVPKYMEYACERSDPGAIVSGSRQIYLTFPAESTFSEIDVSNYFNKFGPVQDVRIPCQQKRMFGFVTFVNPETVKQILAKGNPHFVCGARVLVKPYREKSRLVERKYAEKFQHPMYYNAHFLDSDSELHSMTRVCENSRLLRKQIMEEHEQALEFERRRLLDLHLAPRSLTHHPCFGYSMDELKLSEEQVELESAERFHYLLDVLNHGSSTSEDKIRHTSPNYNDQESSQGLNLPESPFASPIGSGISTVT